The Crassostrea angulata isolate pt1a10 chromosome 1, ASM2561291v2, whole genome shotgun sequence nucleotide sequence caaattttaattacaaaatgttgATTATGGCCCTGCCTCTGAGTTCAGAGGGTTAAATTCAATGTgatgaaaacaaaactaattttAAGGTAAAAGAAAGAATGTTTACATCATGCATATTTCTTATAAATATGTTGATTGCATTCTTTTGACATTAAAGTATTTATAGGCATTCTTTTGACATTAAAGTATTTATAGAGGCAAGCTTTCTATGTGTGTCGCCACTTTCACTTTCGTGTGAAAGTGATACACTAATTTATTGTGTCTAAATTCATGATATTTCGGAGTGTACAGTAGAGAATACACATTACCTTGTAAACCAAGATTTAGTTTCAAACACACACAGGAAAGTAAGCCCAGTTCTATACACATCTTAATGTTATGAGAGAACCAGGAGGTGTAAATTCAGAATTTGTCTTGCTGTATACCTGTGACTCGACAATGACAACTGGTGATTAGCACTGTCCCATATATGACAGATTTTGATATATGATGGTCAGTTGTAGATGTGTGCTTTACTGGTAACTTAATGTTTTTGCAAGTTTTTGCTAACTATagcatattttttattctttctttcattcaaattaaacagaaaaaatagattttcataAATGTTTGTCAATGAATACAACTGTACATTTGTAAACTATATGCAAAtatagcatacatgtatttattagtGTATTTTCTAATGGTCACTGATAAGTAgaacactctctctctctctttatttcATGAAAAGCACGAATCTTATTTGAGTCATTCAGTAGAATAAAGTTTCTGAGTCAAAGTCTTAAAGCACTAAGAACCAGTAACAGTGTTAATCATTTTGTGTGTACATGTTTTATCAGACAGTCTATACACACAGTAGTGAAGTGGGTCCAAGGAATCTTACAAATCAGATTGCATAAATggcatgaaaaataaaaaaaagatagattGATGATCATAACATCTTCCATCAATCCCTTAATTATTGTTCAGCTTAAACAATGTATAATTGTCATGACATACTACATTTCTCTGCTTCCCATTGTCAATCAAAGCATACTCTGAGTATGactaatataaacatttaacatTTGACAGATATAGGAGTGTCTGTGTGGATTCTGCAGGGTTGTATTCATAATACATGACCATGATCATAAGAAACTGTTAAACAATCACAGCCAGAGAAGAAAAGGATGTGCTCAAAATACCACTGAGCACCATGGCCTCCAGTTCATCACACAATGCTGCTCACTTTGAGCGGAGCTTATCCGCTTCGGCAGTTGATCATACCATATACCGACAGTCTCCAGATCCCAAGTGGAAAGACCAAAACGGAAATGAACAAGAACCAATGGAAGAGGAGACACCAGTGTCAGGGGTTCACAAAGTGAACGGATTGCTGGAAAATGTGAAAGAAGTTAACTGTTCACTTAGAAATGGGCATGCAGAAAACGGAGAGAATTTATCGGAGAAAATAGCAGCATTGAAAGTTGAAAGTAATGGCCTTAGCACTGTGTCTGAGGAAGAGAAAAAAGAGAAGGTGAAAGATGAAGTATTGGGGAAACCCCCTCTGCCTCGTAACAAGCAGAACTCGACCAGTGGCAAGCAGTCCTGGCTACTACGACTGTTTGAATCGAAAATGTTTGATATGTCCATAGCTATTTCATATCTCTTTAACTCTAAAGAACCTGGGGTACAGACATACCtaggtttgtatttttattgtactGCTAGTTTAAGTGCATATAAACAATAAGCCAAGtatttacttttatcatttaccggtaatcaaaatatgttaaaataagagtacatgtagtattttttcCTGGTATTGatgttcatttctttttatctgtAATCTGTGACATTATTAtgctgtgtatatatatatcaagatACTTTTTAGATTTGTTGATTCCCATGTTTTCTGTTTTGATAACTAGGAAACAGGTTGTTCAGTTTTCCTGAAGAAGAAGTGGACTTCTACTTGCCCCAGCTACTGAATATGTACATTCATATGCATGATGTTGCTGAAGCCATTCACCCTTATATAGTTTATAGGTAAATGTCCTCTAAATAATTAACATTCCCTTAAAATACAGTCAAAGGGATTAGATAGTAACAATTGTTAAGGCTTATAATCAAGTTTTTTGTCCATGGTTTTCTATATTGACTACATGTAGTCGACACATTAAGTTAATTATTAACAGAAAGTACCATCTGTTCATTGCACCAGGTGCTTCCTCAATCTTAATTTAGAACTCACAcacattgaaaatattcaaatgagcTCCAACATTCTGAAAAGGTAATGCATATCGAATATTTTTAGATTCAAATCACTAAAAGCTGTGCCTTACTAAAGATGCAAGGTCATCAGAAGAcctaaatatacatatattaatgttccttgatttgaattttactgatgatagagATTAGATGGGAACCATTGTTGATGGAAAACCCAGTTGATATGTAGATGATATCGTGCATTTCTTGTATACTTTGTAGGTTAATTAATTTTGATCTTTGACTCAGAGGGCAATGACCTGCGCATCATGCAACTTGTCTATAAAATATTGTGATTTAGTTGATTTACTGGTCAATGTTATGTAGATCAATGGTCAAGGTGTTTGATATTATAACAGTCATCTGAAATTATTATCGTAAATAAAAAACTTGTTGTTTGAACCTTAATATTTTTTCGACTGAGCTTCTTGGGGTCAACAAAACCTGCAATACAAAGAAGAGGCATTtacattttgtgattttttttaaagatgcagACATAGTGTGGAGTTCTCTCTTCAAACTGCCTGGATTTTGAGCGCTTTCTCTGCTGATGTTTTGAAACCAAACTGGAAAAATTCTCAAGGAATAAAGTTGAAAAACATGATTTTGAATGAGGAGTTAAGGTATTtgtatttctgttttgtttataaaactgaaatttgtttttccaaATCTTTACTTTATTCTATAAAAGATTTGGTATTTGTAATCTTTGTAGACCAAAGGTTGATAAGAAAGCTGGCAATCTGCCAAGCCCCACCCTGCCACATGCACTCCACCCTCTGACGGTGACTACTCCAGTGAAGAAAACCCACTGCAGATCCAAGTCAGATGCGACAGGTAGAAGCAATATAGATAAAGATGTTATTTATGTTGACAGGATAATttgtattttcaagaactatGCTAAATGTAAAACCAATGTTTTACTTTTCACCCCAGCCCATAGACAGGCTTATAATGAACCTACCAGTAAATGCATATTTATCTTTTCTCTTCTTATTTTTCTACCTAGGTATTTACTCCAAGATGCCCCACAGTCAAACAACAGGGAATCTCCAAAAGTCAAACACAGGAGATTTATCAACAGGTCGAGCTTTTGACAGTGGCTGTATTTGTGTGCAATCTTCTGAAGGAATTGTTAATGATCTCACTGGAAAAGAAACAGTCTGTCATTGTGGTGTAAGTTTGTGTACCACAATAACAAAATCATCAATTGTTTTAATACCATTGCTCCAGATTTGTGACCAAAGTGTTTGTAATTACCAGGTGTTTGTTGCATTGATATATTAATAAGCAGtaggtttgatttttttctgttattgaATAGGCTCCCAGGTTAAAACCTGAATTAGAGTTTGTGAATGCCTTGATGAACATTGGATCTCGCCTTCAACAGCTTCCCACCAAAGAGCTGCGAAGTAAGTCCTGCATGTTTTGACATTGACTAAAAATACACTTTTATCGAAGTAAATTTTATGGTTTAGATAAATTTAGCTTGAAATGTAGATAAAAGAACACATAATGAAATTGATATGAATAGATTTTCCTTTTTCGCTTACTTCAGTCTAAATAAAGAATGcagtttttgtgaaaaatatttatctGATAAACCATCATGACTTACAGTGATAGAATATAAATAACATGCTGCATAATAATATGGTGcactcattttaaaaaagcagtAAAACACAAGCTGTGGTATTTGCAAATTGAGATAAAATGACATGGCATACTATTAGAATATGCATATTACTAAATCACTACAGTGCACTTGTATGTGATCTTTGTAAAAAAAGAACTGTTCATATTAGTTTAAGAATTGATTTCTATGGTCATTATGAACATTCAAACATGTGTGAATGTCTTTCCTGATAGCATCAAGACTGATAGCAGAACTAGCCATGTTGAATCTGAACCTACCGGCCCGAGTGTGGCTCCCGTTCGGAACCAACAGCCACCATCACATTGTCAGGATTCCCCACACCCAGGCCATAGTACTCAACTCCAAGGAGAAGGTCAGACACACAGGAACTCTGTCATGCATATATTGCACTTCCTTTTACATtgtaaaacaattatttcacTTTGGTCTtccaaaaatttattttgatacgttattcacaataaataatgattttaaggCACACATTTatgtacattgttttaaatagaTGAAACAAGGTTACAcagtatgttttttttctttctgactTTGTACATGCTTATTTGTATAAGTGTATAAATAACAGTGACTGTAAGTATTTAAGTGATCAGAAACCTGATTTTGTGATGCATTCTTTGCAGGCCCCCTATTTACTGTATGTAGAAGTGCTGGAGGTGGAGAATGTGTATTCTAGTCATGTTCCCAGTAAACGACTGGAGAACACGTTACGATTCACAAAATCGGAGGAGGATCTAACAACCTGCTACGTCCGGAGTAATGGCTCCCCCCACCCTGAGTTCAGCCTGTACGGAGGGTCAGAGTTTGATGATGCCGAGTGCTGGTCTCAGGAGGATGATGAAATATTACAGGTCAGAGTTCAAGAAATTGAGAAATAGATGATGATGTATTGCAGCTAGAACagaatttatttaagaaataaacaacgttatttagtgaacatggcgttatgaatagcaattgctctgctggcatattccatgatgcgcgctagcgcatcatggaaaatatgccagcagagcagttgctattcataacgccatgtacACTAAATAATccttgtttattacttatatttgcattttactatcgcaaataccctgtattagcctagaccttgacttTTAGCTAGTATTGCATCAAAATTAatcattcagactgtaatgtatctttttaattcacatagatttgttaacagaatcaatgatatgttacgTATAGTTTGACTGACAGAAATCTTACATGAATTTGTAAGTgaatatatctacatgtataaactgGGAAGTTTAATTTAAGATTTAGATATTTATTGCCCCTCGAAATTTTTATCATGGCAAATAGATTTTAAAGATAACTGACTGGTAAAACTTATAAGATTAAATTGAAAATgaggtttttgaaaaaaatggtgTGAATTGAAGCTTAGATTTGACTTTGTAGAAAATGTCTAactatttctttttctcttgTGAAACAGTTTGCTGTGAAGACCAGATCAGTGGACACTCTGTCACAGTTCTCTGTTGATAGCACCACCAGTGCAGACAGTAAGGAACCAGTTTATATCGCTGCTGGCGACATCAGAAAGAGGCTTTCTGAGCACTTCACAGCCCCCAAAAGCAAATTTGAGGTAATTTCTGAAGTCATTTGAGCAATGTTTATTAAAGCAAATAAACCGTTTTTATCTTATCATGAATCATTCAGTctctttcaaatgaaaaatctaaTGTGACAGTGAAAATATAGAACTCCTTGCTAAATGACCTCAATTTTGGCCTATTTTCAGCGTGACCCAGAGGACCCCTCAGCAGCCGCCCTGAAGGAACCCTGGGAAGAGAAGGTGAAGAGGATCCGTGACGCCTCCCCCTACGGACAGCTCCCAAACTGGAAACTCCTGTCTGTCATCATAAAGTGTGGGGACGATTTAAGACAAGAACTGTTGGTGTACCAAGTCCTGAAGGTGCTGAAGGTATGGATACCAATAATTACAAGAACCTCTAAATACAACAGCATCATGTGTATGTTGTATGTGCTacaacatgtataatatttgtaatttaaagacatgtacattgtattttattaagatGAAAAGTTCTAATTTGTTTTATCTACTGGTAACCTACTATGTATGTTGGTTTTCATTAATCATCTTGTGAATTAGGTATCCAGTATTGAATGTATTAATGATATTTGTACTCTTTCCATATAACTTATTTATAAGGTGAAACACTGTATTACATGTTATGTAATGTAGTGAGAGCAATTAGACAGAATGACATATACTGTTTCTTTTAGAACATATGGGACCAGGAGCATGTTCCGTTGTGGATTGAGCCGTACCACATATTAGCCACGTCCAACAACAGTGGAATGATCCAGCCGGTGGATAACACAGTGTCTATCCACCAGATCAAAAAGCACAGCAAGAAGTCACTCAAAGAGTATTTCATCCAGGAGTTTGGGGAGGTGAACAGTGAGGGGTTTCTGACCGCCCAGAAGAACTTTGTCCAGAGCTGTGCCGGCTATTGTCTGGTCTGTTACCTGATGCAGGTCAAGGACAGGTGAGAACATCAGCCTCTGTTTTCACATGGATGTctattgttttgtttcttttatcttaaatttatcaaaatgtgTGTGAAATATATTGAAGCAACCTTTAAAATCCCATAAATTCATATTGATTTAGTACCACTTAAgtaataagaaaacaaaatttcgaaaaaaaacaaagttgttgacaGACTACAAAACAActcttgtgaaaaaaaattctcattaaaaatgttatatttttatattatcagGACTTAATATGGATAACACATTGTTTGCTCTCAGTGTaaagctgggtttttttctgtttacagACACAATGGGAACATTCTGTTAGACAGTGATGGACACATTATTCACATTGACTTTGGCTTCATTTTATCAACCTCACCGGGCAAAAATCTGGGCTTTGAGAACTCGCCATTCAAACTCACTCATGAATTTGCAGAGGTATGTATAATCAAGAAATACAGAAAGAAGAGCAAtcataatatttgaaatattttggaaataaaatgGCTTGTTACtttaaataaggaatttacagcaGTCAAATTATCCCCATTAAGCAGCTTGGAATTCTTAACTTTTTTCTGCATTATTAAAAAGAGTATTTACCGTTAATAAGTAGAGAGTGTGTGCTTTTTCTCTTTCTAaaaattatagattttttatgacttggaaaaaaaaaaagatgaatgaaaGCATTATCTCCTGTGTATACTGTACACATACTTTTTGGtgataatttttacaatatttgttgatatttacTGTTTTCTGGTTTCTATTTCAGGTTATGGGAGGCTTGGAGAGTGAcatgtttgaatatttcaagATTCTGATCTTACAAGGATTAGT carries:
- the LOC128174113 gene encoding phosphatidylinositol 4-kinase beta-like, translating into MASSSSHNAAHFERSLSASAVDHTIYRQSPDPKWKDQNGNEQEPMEEETPVSGVHKVNGLLENVKEVNCSLRNGHAENGENLSEKIAALKVESNGLSTVSEEEKKEKVKDEVLGKPPLPRNKQNSTSGKQSWLLRLFESKMFDMSIAISYLFNSKEPGVQTYLGNRLFSFPEEEVDFYLPQLLNMYIHMHDVAEAIHPYIVYRCRHSVEFSLQTAWILSAFSADVLKPNWKNSQGIKLKNMILNEELRPKVDKKAGNLPSPTLPHALHPLTVTTPVKKTHCRSKSDATGIYSKMPHSQTTGNLQKSNTGDLSTGRAFDSGCICVQSSEGIVNDLTGKETVCHCGAPRLKPELEFVNALMNIGSRLQQLPTKELRTSRLIAELAMLNLNLPARVWLPFGTNSHHHIVRIPHTQAIVLNSKEKAPYLLYVEVLEVENVYSSHVPSKRLENTLRFTKSEEDLTTCYVRSNGSPHPEFSLYGGSEFDDAECWSQEDDEILQFAVKTRSVDTLSQFSVDSTTSADSKEPVYIAAGDIRKRLSEHFTAPKSKFERDPEDPSAAALKEPWEEKVKRIRDASPYGQLPNWKLLSVIIKCGDDLRQELLVYQVLKVLKNIWDQEHVPLWIEPYHILATSNNSGMIQPVDNTVSIHQIKKHSKKSLKEYFIQEFGEVNSEGFLTAQKNFVQSCAGYCLVCYLMQVKDRHNGNILLDSDGHIIHIDFGFILSTSPGKNLGFENSPFKLTHEFAEVMGGLESDMFEYFKILILQGLVASRKHMDKIIPIVEIMQTGSGLPCFGNGMNTIRQLKERFHLNLTEEQLQLYVDQLVESSLNSLTTSLYDKFQYFTNGIL